A single window of Leeuwenhoekiella sp. MAR_2009_132 DNA harbors:
- a CDS encoding exonuclease SbcCD subunit D C-terminal domain-containing protein has translation MKILHTADWHIGKKLHKHYLHADFELFINWLTGIMRDEKIELLLISGDVFDLANPSAEARRQYYLALKKLSQLNCKIIITGGNHDSPSMLDAPREILEALNVHIIGGMPQELSDCLIPVNNKQGELELVVAAIPFLRDSDIRSAEEGVVYDNRIEAIRKGIEATFTQAEVLCKQNFPGLPAVAMGHLYAAGIESSDSERDIQIGNQAAFQASQFGDYFSYVALGHIHKPQRVTAAIPTFYSGSPLPLSFSERKDEKRVLVLDTATGFGPTSIGIPAFRKLNKVSGSLDEIKAKLSNLTAEGDLINLIEVELLEENFDANLINQLDDLVTSFEEPQLEIVKHRATFKNRLKETGQLFATHQHLEDLKPQEVFEKMLEQHSYDAETKAQVTQAFQEIVEQIHTLDHA, from the coding sequence ATGAAAATTTTGCATACTGCCGATTGGCATATCGGTAAAAAACTACACAAGCACTATTTACACGCAGATTTTGAGCTGTTTATAAACTGGCTCACAGGTATTATGCGTGATGAAAAAATAGAACTGTTGTTGATTTCAGGCGATGTGTTTGATTTGGCAAATCCGTCTGCAGAGGCGCGCCGGCAGTATTATCTGGCGCTTAAAAAACTAAGTCAGCTTAACTGCAAGATCATCATCACCGGCGGCAATCACGATTCGCCCAGTATGCTCGATGCACCTCGTGAAATTCTGGAAGCGCTTAATGTGCATATTATCGGCGGGATGCCTCAGGAACTATCAGATTGTTTGATTCCGGTTAATAATAAGCAAGGTGAACTCGAACTCGTGGTGGCGGCAATTCCATTTTTACGAGACAGTGACATTCGTTCTGCTGAAGAAGGTGTTGTGTATGACAACCGTATTGAGGCTATTCGTAAAGGTATTGAAGCTACATTTACACAGGCAGAAGTACTTTGTAAACAAAATTTTCCCGGTCTACCCGCGGTAGCAATGGGACATTTGTATGCAGCAGGTATTGAGAGTTCAGACAGCGAGCGCGATATACAAATTGGCAATCAGGCGGCCTTTCAGGCGAGTCAGTTTGGGGATTATTTCAGTTACGTAGCCTTGGGTCACATTCACAAACCACAGCGTGTAACGGCAGCGATTCCTACTTTTTACAGCGGGTCTCCACTTCCGCTTTCGTTTAGCGAGCGCAAAGATGAAAAACGCGTGCTGGTTTTAGATACTGCAACCGGTTTTGGACCCACAAGTATTGGCATTCCTGCGTTTCGGAAATTGAATAAAGTAAGCGGATCTTTAGACGAAATCAAAGCCAAACTCAGCAACTTAACCGCTGAGGGCGACTTAATTAATCTCATCGAAGTCGAACTTCTGGAAGAAAATTTTGATGCCAACCTCATCAACCAACTGGATGACCTGGTGACTTCGTTTGAAGAACCTCAACTCGAGATTGTAAAACACCGTGCTACCTTTAAAAACCGACTAAAAGAAACGGGGCAACTTTTTGCCACGCATCAACATCTCGAAGATTTAAAACCTCAGGAGGTTTTTGAAAAAATGCTGGAGCAACACAGTTATGATGCCGAAACTAAAGCACAGGTAACGCAGGCCTTTCAGGAGATTGTTGAGCAAATACATACGTTAGATCACGCATAA